In the genome of Roseofilum casamattae BLCC-M143, the window ACCCAACAGCGGGCGAAAATCTCCTTCATTTTCCTCAATGGCTTGATTATAAATGGCGATCGCCTCCTCATAGCGTTCCAGATCGGCGTAAACTCGTCCCAACAACAGAGTCACCGCCAACGTATCGATGGTTCCTTCGGCAATCTCATTAGCTTCCGGCGCTTGCTCCAAGGTCTCCTGCAATACTCCAATGGCAGCTTGCGGATTATTCTGTTGCAGTTGCAATTCTACCAATCCGCGCAATGCCAGAATTTCTCCCGGAGTTTTCGTTAAAATCTGGCGATAGGCGATCGCAGCTCCCTCTGGATCTCCGGTATAAGCCTTGGTTTCCGCGAGTAATACAGCATATTGAAGATCGTCTGGATTCAATGCCGTCAATGTCTCCAACGGAGCGATCGCTCCTGGAATATCCTGCAACTCCAAGCGCACCTCCAATAATCCTCGCAACACGCTCTGGTTTTCCGGTTCGCGCTCGAGAACTAACTCATATCCCCGTGCCTGTGCTTCCAACTTCGCCTGACGAGAACCGTCAACCGCAGACACCGCTCCAACGGTTGTCCCGGAAGTCGATGGCGTTGTCGAACGAAACGCTTCGCTGAGTAAAGGAATCGTGGAAACACCCAATAACGCCAACACTGCTAGTATTAAAATAACATTGAGTATCCAATTACTACGCTTAATCGCCACACCATCAGCCTCCAACTTTTCTGCCATTGTGCCATATTCCAGCAGATAGGAAACCAGAATTGAGTCAGGAACTCCCGGTTAAGGGAGTTTCGATGTGGAGGCTATTTGGAAACGGCCGGCGATCGCGCTTCTCCTAATGTAACTGGAGTGCGATCGCAGATAAAATTCCTCAATGTTGGCTACAGATAAGAAAGTCCCATCTGGCGATCGAGAGGGATTAGGAAACTTTAGTTCGATACTGCCCACGATCGCACTTGTCCTAAAGTTACGGGAGTGCGATCGCTGACATCAATGGTAAACCGAAACACCCGTTTAGCGCGGCGACCATTTTCTGGATCGAAGAACTTTAATTTCACATCCCAACATTCGCTTCCATAGCGACAAAACGGACTTTTTTCTACATCAATACTATGTAATTCCATGCCGATGGCGACGGCTTCCGAAAAGGTTTGTACGGCTTGGAAAGCGTTAGTAGCGGCAAAATTTAAAGCTCTATCTTTGGCGATTTGTCCTAAGTTGCGCAAGTCGTAGTACACCCGATTGAGGAAGCTGGACAAGGAACGACGCATCATGGTTTCATCGGCTGTTTCTTCTTCTGCACTAACAGTTTGCAAAGCAGACTCGACTAATGTATTCACTTTCCAACCATACATTCCTCTGGGACTATTCACCTTCAAGACGGGAATAACTTGCCCGGAAAACAGTCTGACGGTTTCATCGGTTAAGATACCCGGAATGCTGACCCGTTCGATATAATCTTCATCATCTTCAGCTAAAACTTGACCGGCGAGCATATATTGCATGGTTTCATAGATATCGGCACCAAATGCGCCTACCGGTTTAATCGCATAAATGGGCGTGAGTTCTATATTTAAAGTCCAAATCAAAGATTTACTTTCGGAAAGATTGGTTTCGAGATAATCTACCATTTGCCTGGCATCGTAGGGATTTGCCGGAACTTGAGTATTCCCGACAGTTACCACAGGCATGAATTGTTTAAAGGTATCTCGACGTGCTTCCGTCCCGAAATCATAGCCCAAGCTTCCCAAAGCATACACTAGGTTGGAGCGTTGACTGGGAGCGATGCTGCTGGGAGAAACTGGATTGGTTAATGTGTTTCCGGTTAAAACGACGGTATTCTCTGGTAAATTAAGGGATACATTTGGCGTTTCAGCGTTGGTTTCTGGAGCAGAAACTGGAGTTTGGGGGAAACTTTCGCTGAGGTTTTCGTTGCTGGGTGCGATCGCATTTTCCTGGTTTGGGATAACTTCACTCTCAGCATTCTCCACTATTTCCTTTTCAGATAATGGCTCTCCTGTCAATAGCTCGTAAGCCCCAGCAATATTAATTTTTCCCAGCAAACAGCGTTCTGGTTCTTCCACTTCTTCCGGGTCGCAGGGAATGGCACTATTGGTTAATGCTGCTCGTACTGCCTCCGCATCCGGTGCTGCCCCTCGTTCTAATTGCAAACTCATTAATAGGGCTGCCGTTCCCGTGACAATGGGAG includes:
- a CDS encoding S8 family peptidase, with protein sequence MPDLTDIAGLSALRSQTKGDPRIKIAVLDGKVDLDRACFQGANLTRFEPYWAEEFAIEPQHFQSFLEIESSGKSDDEKGEMIEAAIPDETIRTSLHLQFHANHIISTICGQPDSPVEGIAPNATVINIPIAYGNDDVINPLNLSRAISTAIEQGANIIHCAACHPTQSGLAHEFIDKAIRQAQDNNILVVAPGGNDKGECWCVPAVLENVLTVGAMKDTGEPFKFSNFGGKYASQGILAPGENILGAQPRTDEPIRKKGTSCAAPIVTGTAALLMSLQLERGAAPDAEAVRAALTNSAIPCDPEEVEEPERCLLGKINIAGAYELLTGEPLSEKEIVENAESEVIPNQENAIAPSNENLSESFPQTPVSAPETNAETPNVSLNLPENTVVLTGNTLTNPVSPSSIAPSQRSNLVYALGSLGYDFGTEARRDTFKQFMPVVTVGNTQVPANPYDARQMVDYLETNLSESKSLIWTLNIELTPIYAIKPVGAFGADIYETMQYMLAGQVLAEDDEDYIERVSIPGILTDETVRLFSGQVIPVLKVNSPRGMYGWKVNTLVESALQTVSAEEETADETMMRRSLSSFLNRVYYDLRNLGQIAKDRALNFAATNAFQAVQTFSEAVAIGMELHSIDVEKSPFCRYGSECWDVKLKFFDPENGRRAKRVFRFTIDVSDRTPVTLGQVRSWAVSN
- a CDS encoding tetratricopeptide repeat protein → MAEKLEADGVAIKRSNWILNVILILAVLALLGVSTIPLLSEAFRSTTPSTSGTTVGAVSAVDGSRQAKLEAQARGYELVLEREPENQSVLRGLLEVRLELQDIPGAIAPLETLTALNPDDLQYAVLLAETKAYTGDPEGAAIAYRQILTKTPGEILALRGLVELQLQQNNPQAAIGVLQETLEQAPEANEIAEGTIDTLAVTLLLGRVYADLERYEEAIAIYNQAIEENEGDFRPLLGKAIVLKTQGKLDEAKPLFASASSLAPSEYKDEIDRLMAAEPAVSPSSPREDSEPSLDP